The following proteins come from a genomic window of Puntigrus tetrazona isolate hp1 chromosome 15, ASM1883169v1, whole genome shotgun sequence:
- the LOC122358690 gene encoding uncharacterized protein LOC122358690, protein MAKTFAYRRQEVVRDKPMIAEFKTRWPGLFTVPEVEAEFLRITTVPLVTTFFGQLDHHADQLIRVLKTTGGSKGNRINLTFAPTAQNETVEKKRECLLKALCLYLNEDPSSLFKEYLDSDGCSAERDLEQVVFGIYSINVEGADATTKPADVGIVIEGVEVLHDLGDIASACALLMGVIYAMNLSYPQELKTFFEVLQKIFLQLDATRLSTKVQMLKNKLYE, encoded by the exons ATGGCCAAAACATTTGCGTATAGGAGACAGGAGGTAGTCAGAGACAAACCCATGATTGCAGAGTTCAAGACTAGATGGCCAGGACTGTTTACTGTGCCTGAG GTGGAAGCAGAATTTCTGAGGATTACCACTGTTCCCCTCGTAACAACTTTTTTTGGACAACTTGACCACCACGCTGATCAGCTCATCAGAGTGCTGAAGACGACTGGTGGATCAAAAGGAAATAGAATTAACCTCACCTTTGCCCCGACTGCACAG AATGAAACTGTTGAAAAGAAGAGGGAGTGCCTCCTTAAGGCACTTTGTCTCTATTTAAATGAGGATCCAAGCAGTCTCTTCAAAGAGTATCTG GATTCAGATGGCTGTTCTGCAGAGAGAGACCTTGAACAAGTTGTCTTTGGCATCTACAGCATTAATGTTGAGGGAGCTGATGCCACCACCAAGCCAGCTGATGTTGGAATAGTGATCGAGGGTGTTGAAGTGCTTCACGACTTGGGAGACATCGCTTCTGCATGTGCACTCTTAATGGGTGTCATATATGCAATGAACCTCAGTTATCCTCAggaactgaaaacattttttgaggTGCTTCAGAAAATCTTCCTCCAGCTGGATGCTACCAGGCTCTCAACCAAGGTACAGATGcttaaaaacaaactgtatgAGTAA
- the LOC122358691 gene encoding uncharacterized protein LOC122358691: MMAAPVKLRIVFGANNAEKLTIESGMPKSVEDLSNEIKHQFDIEGDIRLQYMDTDFDNNYVNLNKISDIQDKSTVKVISLTDDLDISQGCLNQSGEDTSLSSNDTIILSSPDSATARSQWPTEFQIPKFPYDVEIQLGSANQAFMSSGVLLNPSHKLKSDILESLAEQIIKFKAYPSNLEIESVAEALIKAHPCLREQGSSSGYYGWKISLKYKMANYRTKLRNLGCPEISINSLKHKPAEKCQPAYNIKNPERQK, translated from the coding sequence ATGATGGCTGCACCAGTGAAGCTGCGGATTGTTTTCGGTGCCAATAATGCTGAAAAGCTGACCATAGAATCGGGCATGCCAAAATCTGTGGAGGATCTTTCAAATGAGATCAAACATCAATTTGATATAGAGGGGGACATTAGACTCCAGTACATGGACACTGATTTTGATAATAACTATGTTAACCTTAACAAGATTAGTGATATACAAGACAAGAGTACTGTGAAAGTCATTTCGTTGACAGATGATTTAGATATCAGTCAAGGCTGTTTGAACCAGAGCGGTGAAGACACATCTTTGTCCTCTAACGACACAATAATACTCTCCTCCCCTGACTCAGCGACTGCTCGATCACAGTGGCCTACAGAATTTCAAATCCCAAAGTTTCCATATGATGTGGAGATTCAACTAGGAAGTGCAAACCAGGCCTTCATGTCAAGCGGAGTTCTCCTAAACCCCAGCCACAAACTGAAGTCAGACATCTTGGAAAGTCTGGCTGAGCAAATAATTAAGTTCAAGGCGTATCCTTCAAATTTGGAAATAGAATCTGTTGCTGAAGCTTTAATAAAAGCTCACCCATGTTTGAGGGAACAAGGATCCTCTAGTGGTTACTATGGATGGAAAATTAGCCTCAAGTACAAAATGGCCAACTACAGGACAAAGCTAAGAAACTTGGGGTGCCCAGAGATAAGCATTAATTCCCTCAAGCACAAACCTGCAGAGAAGTGCCAGCCAGCctataacattaaaaacccaGAAAGGCAGAAGTAA